The genomic region CCCGGCCCCGGGGTGCTGCACATCGGGACCTCGCCCCCCGGGACacccccgccgcctcccgcccgcCGAGCCCCGGGAGCACCCCCGGCCCAGCAGGGCGCTGCCGGCAGGTGAAGAGGAAACTACACAAGAACTCTGGGCTGCACCCAGCAGGGTGCGGCTGCGCCCGGGACACACGCTCGGCCCCGCGGTGACCAGGGCAggtgacacctgggacagggtggggtgggtggcagctgctgtggacTTAAGGAGGACGAGCTCCTACAAGCACATGCACATGCAcgagccaggctgggaatgcCTCTGCTTTATTCTTCTTCAGGCAAATgcaccaaaacaaaccccaaagccCAGCACTGCTCGGCTTGGTGACACCAAACACTTCCAGGACACACCTGGCAGGGCAACCTTGGTTACTTACAGTCAAGGCTGTGGCTTCACACAGCAAAACCTTGTGCCACCTTCTTTATGACTCAAGGCACAtgtattgaaataaaaaaaaccaaaacatgtaCAATGTTCAACTTGTACACAACCCCATCATTAAGGCATacatttttcaaagttttttcttgaaaaaacaacaaaatttttttttttgtgatttccAGCATTCACCTCATGCTGTTTTATGACCTCTTCATACCTACAGTTTCAGCCCGAATTCAAAGAACCTCATCACTCTCAACCCAGGAGCTTGGGTGGAGAAATATTGCCTGATTTTCATACACATCTCAATAGCTGGTGATCCTTTAGGAAGTCCAAACAAACCAACAGAGCCATCTTTCCTTGCCCTACCTACAGCTTGGCAAGCACCCTGTCACAATACAAACATCAAATTAATCTTTAATTCTTTGGAAGAACCTGAGAACTGACTTAATACCTGAAACTCAGGGACAAGGACAAGACTTGACACGTGCCTCCTCCCTCCAACCATCACCATGCCAAGGACCAAGCTACTCCACATTGAGCTTTGTTTTTATGTTCATGGCCGCCAGCTCAGCCACGAAGTAGCGGAAGacatggggcacagggacaacCTCGATGGCATCCACCTCGCTGCAGACGGAGCAGGAGtacctcctgctgctggtcaCGGAGGACTGGGACAGTTTCTCCAGCACAGGGGACGTCATGCTGCCGCAGCTCGTGCACACATAGGCCACGGAGCCGTCGGAGCAGTTGAAGAGGCGGtcctgcagcaggaaggacGTGCCGTGGGCCAGCAGAGCATCCCGCTCCATCTCGCCGAAGCGGATCCCACCTTCCACGTTCCTGCCCTTGACGGGCTGGTTGGTGACAGCGTCTCGGGGCCCCGTGGTCCTCACCTGGAACTTGTCGGAGACCATGTGGCGCAGGCGCTGGTAGTACACCACCCCCACGAAGATGTCTGCCTCCAGCTCCACCCCGCTGATGCCGCTGTACATCTTCTCCGTGCCAAAGAAGTTGTAACCCGCGCTGGCCAAAGTCTCACCGAAGTATTTCAGAGCGGATTTCTTCTCGGTGAAGGTGAAGGGAGTGGCATCGTAGGACACCCCGTGCAGGGCTGCTGACTTCCCTGCCATGCTCTCAATTAACATCCCGATGGTCATGCGGGAGGGAAAGCCGTGAGGGTTGAAGAGGATGTCTGGAACCATGCCGTTCTCTGTGAAGGGCATGTCCTCGACGGGCCACAGCTGGCTCAGGATGCCTTTCTGTCCGTGGCGGCTGGCAAATTTGTCCCCAATAGTGGGATTTCGGGGAACCCTCACAGTGATGCAAGCCTTCTTGAACTTCCCGGTGCCACGGTCGTTGCTGCACAACCTAACGTTGTCCACAATGCCCACTTCCTTACTCCTGCGTAGGTGGAGGAACAATCATAGCAAAGGTGTCAGGTTTGATAATAATTTTTAgtttcaaaaggaaaatgaagcagaaaacTTAAACCACTTATAAAATGCCTTTGGACGGCTGAGAAACACCACCATTTTTCAAAGTATTACTCAGCAGTGAGGGAACTCAGACTGTGTAAGAATTAGGGCAAGGAAGCAATACAAAGGCATCTTCCAAGTGCCATTCAGGTACCACTTTCAGGTGATTGGGTAATGTGCCACCCATGATTTAAAATAAGGATCATTTCAACCTGGTTCATCTGGATCACACTTTGTATCAGATAAACTGTATCCCACTGCCATTTCCACTGTGTTAAGGCAGCAGCCCCTCTCCCTACCACCAATAAATTCACACCATACTAATGGGATCCCAAAATAAAGAACCCAATTCAGTTCTTCAGTTGAGAGGGAAGCTCAGAGCAGAAAGGGAAGGCAAAGTGTGAGCTTTGACAAGCATCTTgttcagggctgtgctcctaTAGATGAGCCCTCAGCCTGATAGTCCATGTGCCAGGGGTCTGCTGCAGGCTTAACTGTTATCATGTCCACATACAACCAGCACAGGCAAATCACCACAAAAACATCCTCCTGGGAAAAGCCATCTCTGCAGCACACTCTGGCTTAGAGAAAAGATATGACACATGCCTGGGAGTCACCTACAGCTCTCTGTCACGCTATGGACACTATCATGTGAGGAGAAAAGggaacatctgcagggaaagggccAACTGCCCTCCCCACGGGGTGAGCAGAGCCAGGGTGACAAGCTGTACTTACGGATAGTACACAGTGAAGGTCTCCCCTGTGTTGAGGTTCATGAAGCTGTAGAAAGGGTCCCCAGGCTGCAGGATAGACCCTACAAAAGGCAGTCCATCAGCATCCAGCTTCTCCCCAATGTTTGGATCGCCAGGCCTGATGCCAAATACTAAATtatctcctgccctgctggcttTAAGGGAAAGGTCAATGCTCTCTGCCTTGATAACACTTCCATAGGCAAATCCTCTCTGCCAGGAAGATTTATTTACGAtctaaaaaggagaaacaaaagGCAGTTAAAGACTTGCTGATAActtcaaagaagaaaagatttacAAAGGTAAGCATCAGACCAAAATGGGAACACTGCCTTTTTAAAGTCTCCCAGTAAGTCACCACTCCAAAAAGCTCAAGCCTCACATAACCCCAGTATTTTTCAAAGCTGGAAGGCCACGGCCTTGGACAAACAAAGCTCTGCCCTACTCCCAGCATTGCTTGCTGTGACAGCACAACCACTGTGCTGCTGAATCTGCCCAAAAGGTGTGAGCACCAGCACAGACAGAAAGTAGAGTCCTCTCAGCTGAGTATCACCCCTACTCCCAGTGCTCCACATCAAATTCATTCACAGGacagcaggatttttttccttctggtggCTTACCATTGCATCTTCCATGTCATAGCCACTGTAGGAGATGACAGCCACGATGGAATTGGTGCCAATGGGATAGCTGTCCATCCCATAATAGTCATACATGCTGGGCCTCACCAGAGGGCTCTGGGGGGTGTGCAGGTGGTACAGCTTGTTATCTGAGCGATCCTTGTAGTTGTAAACAGGAAACCCCATGGTCTGCtttcctgcagggaaggagggaaactTGGATTTATTCCTCCGTGTATCTTGTTAAGAAAAAAGCTGGAAATACTTACAAATTAAGAGGGATTATCAATCTTAACTCCCTTGGAATTTAATAATTTTCCTAAGCCCAGCTCTAATTTTTCTATGAACCACTATACTAAATGCCTCTCCCAGCATTTCATAAGGACTACatctaattttgttttcttttctgcaatTTCAAAATCCCCACTATGTTTGGTGTGgtgtttctggttttgcttacttggagattttttttgtgtgtttacttgttttgtaatttttggggggggatgaATGTGTGTCTTCCCCCCAGTGTTTCCCAGACTAAGGCCCATGTTATGTATTTCCAGGCCAAAAAGCATTTGCTTCTGCAGCATAAATATCCTGGCAAGGGAATGGAGTTTTGAACAGTCATATTGCTACTTACAGAAAAATATGAGAAAGAAGTAGGTGTTTTAAGGACATCTTTCTGAAAATACTGTCAGAAATTCAATATACTAGAGGTATAAAACCTATATGTACATTTttaatacatatattttatatacatatattttatatatattttttgtataatatatatataatatataatatatatttaatcctatatatatatatagaatatatatatattcaataTACTAGAGGTGTTAATGAGGTGTTAATCCCTCTGCCCAGGGTCTTGCAGCACTGGGTACTTCAGCACTTACCCATCTGGCACTGGTACATGTTCCGTGGACTTTGGTTGTGGTCGGAGAAGGGAATGAGATTGGCCACCACGCTCAAAATGCTGTGAGGGAAGAGTTCCTGGTGAGTGGTCACTCCAGGCACCACCTCTGACTCCAGTGTGGCCACGTTCATGAAGATCTGCAAACATCAAATTGGATAATGCTTGTACACTTCCTTCTTTTAAagggaaggaaacaaaataaagcTGTCTCCGATGGCTTTCTGTCCATTTCAGTTTTAGCTGTGGTTGTTGCCTGCACTGTAGTGTATTAGCAAGAGAAATCAGACAGCTGGTAAACCACCTATCACAGATTAGCTGCATGGAAGGAATCCTGAAATACAGAACTGCAGTAATGCGTCCTCCTTTCTGTCTCCCACTTTAATAGTTCCAAGCTCCCCAGCAATCCACTGCTTGGCTACCCAGGAGCTATTTGGCAAACACGATGTAACACAAGATGACATGgtacacacagcacagcaatcctTCACTTCAAATCTTCACAAAGTTAATACCAAGTGCAGGTCTGAAGATCTCAAAAAGATCTCTACAATCCAGCTATGACATTTACCAGAAATCAATTTGCAGGAGTGAAAAACCCCCTTCTGTCACCTATTCCAGCTCTTCAACACAAGCCtcatcctcagctcctttcaTAAATATTTACCAAACCCATTTTTGATGCCAGATACCTCTGTACCATGGGAATACGCAAACCCCACCTGTTCCAGAGTCCCAATCCATTCATTCCTTCCATAGGacaggtttctgacaggccgcACCATCCGGCAAGGGCTGGTGAAAATGAAGAGCCCAGGATACAGGCTGGGTTTTCCTGTCATTGGGATAAGGACCACTTCTGCCCGTGCAGGAAATCTCTTCTCTTGTGTTATCTGTTGGTGCAAAGAAATAACAATCTAGAAACACAAACCAAGTTTAACTAAACTGCATCCACCTGGTCACACGATAATGTCAACCACTGGTGTAGCCACTAATTAAAAAGCTACGGAGAAGAGTTCTTAGAAATACTTTAAGAAAAAcctccaccaaaaaaaaaaaaaagacagaatatGTCTTATCTTGCCTTTTCCAAGAAAATGTTCTTTCAAAAACTGTAACTTCATAAACCAACAGATGAAACATATGGATTAATAAAAAAGGTAACAGAACAGCACACTCCAATAATAATATACAGCCAAAGATAAATTACTGggttagattaaaaaaaaaaaaaaaaggaagcctAAGAAGTTCCAAACATTCCTATTTTTGACCACTGCACATCAAAGATGTTCATCTAAGAAACATCCCAAACAAGACAACAAACCTTGAAACGGCGGAGAGTTTGTGCAATCTCAGGAGCCAGCTCCCGCTCCACCCAGCCCACCATGGAGCCATCCAGCACGACCCTGTAGCACTCTGAGTAAGGCTGGCTTGGAGTTGCATCAATGGGGGTGACACCTGTGGCAACAGGGGGTTGATGGACAGAACAgccaaaaaaaagcaaacaagacaCAGGAGTTATTTCTGCACTTCTCAGTTCACACCTAGAAATTTTCTGAGACATCAAAAAATTCTCAGCAAAGCCATAGGCAGGTtcaatggaaaatgaaaaacatttacAACTTAGAATGTCATTCCCCTCCCCATTTTTCTGACTGAAATAAGGGTTCTCATTACTATTCTCTTATTCTCATTATTCTCTGATTACCTTCATTATTGAAGGTAATCACAAGTGAACTGCAGCTCAATTCAAGTCATTACAAAGTTACTGCTTAGTCCACTTTCTCAGAGCTGTGAGAAATTCCTTGTGCAATTCTTTGTGCTTCAGTGAACATCCTCACACTACAGCACACAGCTGAGAGACACTGACCTTGAATTTTACAGGCTGATGTGCCTTTACAAGCAATGTGTTATTTACCACTAAGCAGAAGCCCAGTAAGTCAAACTTGATTTTACTTCTCAACTGAGCAGTGTGCTGTGATGCTGGGAAGAACCCTTCCCAGGCACGGGGCACTTCACTAAACCATCAGGCCACTGAAACATACCCAGGGAACATAACAAAGGTGGGATGTCTGTCACGGGCACCATCTCTGTGACAATTTCACACAGAGCTGTCATGTGGTTCATCAGCCCACAGGGCTCTCCATCTGGGGTGTCCACGGGGCACAGGAAGCCCCAGGATTCGGGCAGCAGCTTGCGCACAGTCGTGGTTCTCATCTGGGAGAACGCCGCCCCTCTGTGGATGCAGCGGAAGTGGGAGAGGTAGCGGATGAAGTTCAGCTTGTCCCCCACCACACAGAGACCACTGGCCTGCAACATGCCCAGCCCTAGGGAACAAAGGGGAGATTTATGGCAGGAGCTCATCCAGCTTTAAGAAACACAGGATGTTGTTACAAGGCAGTTTCTTATTTTTCACTGACAACCCCTAAAGATGCTCACACTGGATCCCAACAAGGCAGGTGCATGTGCACGGGCAACTCAGTGCCCTGTAAGAGATCTAGAGACTTTAAATTCCAAGCTGCTTCTTAAAACCTAGGTCCTTTCACAAACATGTGATAGTAATTGCCAGAGAAATGAATAGGAATTTGCAGCTATTATGTTTTACCAAAATTCTACAGATTTTTAATCTAATTTTGTTTCCTAGTGGGCACTCCATTACAACACTGGCATACTGGGCACTTCAGGGAAGCATCAGATAAATCTGAATCTACATCAGCAAACCAGTTTCTCTCCATTTAACCTCACGTGACTAATGGGGAAGTTGGGATTTAAAAAATGCCCCTTCTCTGCATTGCACCTTCtaagaagaaataatatttgGGAAAGCAAATCGAATTATGGTCACCATTTTGGACAATGATGAATTTAATTTCAACTATTCATCTGGGTAGAGGCTTTGCTTTCATAATTAACCTGTTCTATACCATGCATAATGCCTATGCTTGTGCATAAATCTTGCCTTTTTTCCTCAACTATCCCTTTCTTTAAACCCCTTTTAGCAATCCAGTTACAGTGTACAATGTCTGCCTACAAGCACTTGTTTCCAGTTAAGAGCTCAATTTCACGTTGTTCCTCATTTTGTTTtacaagaaaaaaggaaaaataaaaggtcaCCTTATGCCTGCAGATTTACCTGTTTTAGACCTCAGGTTACCAGTTGCAAGGAGATACTCAAATGGCTTGGTGAAGTCTGGTGCCAGGCTGAATGCCTTCACCAGGCTGTCTGTATTTAGGCTGATATCTgtcttttctgctcttttctccAAAACAAACCTTACAGATTGCAGCCAGGTTTCAAGCCTCTCCTACGGTTTAAAAGTGAgagattaaaattaaaacaggaCAGGAAAGGCTTGAATTAGGACATCAGTTGCACATATCACAGAACTCCTCTGAAATTAGCAAGATGGACAACTTTTAAGGAACTGACAGTTTTCCAGACTTATTTCCAACACTGACTTCATTCTATCAAGATGCTGATGATATATGTCAACACAGAACTAAAAGGAAAACACCCACCCAACAGCTTGGCATTCACTTTCACCCAGAATGGTGATGAGTCTGGCAAATGAAGTACAATAAGAGAATTTCATAAAGCAGAAACTGTACCTACCATCTGACCACAAGGATAACTCTGTATACAATGTACACTGTGCCTACTGTCTGCTTTAGACTATTTAGGATCTTAggattcaaaaaaaaaaaaggggctGTTAACTCACTCCCCTGCTAATCTGACAGCAAGGGCTAGGCAGGAAAACAACTTTTTCTGGTTCCTGGTAGCTGTTTTTCATAGCACTAAAATGCTTCCCCAAGTTCACTTTCAAACCACTCAAGTAGGAGAGAATTTTTTGCAGGCTTTCAACAAAACAACACTAAAGAAAATTCTGGctaaaggggaaaagaaagattATAGAAATATGTAATAACACAGGGAAGTATCTTATTTGGGGATGAGAACTACTATTCCACAGTGAACTTCATGGGACAGTTAAGCTTCTCTACCCCCAGCATCCTAAAATGAGGTATCCCTGTAAATTGAATTGGAGTAGATTAGTAGTAACTTACCCGTCTAAGTCAGAAGCATGTTACCAACTTTCTGATGTGTAAAGAAATGTAAAGATGTGGGAGCCATGACCTTACCTTTAAGAACATAAGGAAAAGCTGTCCTGGGGTAAGCACCTCGTGATTCATGAGACTGTCTGGATTATCTTCCATGCATTCCCCTTTGGCAAAAGCATAGAGCTTCTGGGTCATCATACAGAGCAGGTAGAACTTTTCAGTTCTATTGGTCAGGTGAATGCAGATACAATTGctgaaggaagagaaagaagaaggacaactACCATGATCTCTTCATGCTAGCTTCATGTTCTTCAAGTCTAtcttaagtattttttttaataaaagcctAACAAGGCAAGTAGATGTAAActacaaaatatttctgttagcTCTATCAGTGTCCTGTCACAGAAACTCCAAATCTCCACTGCTATCAAGCCATGTATGGAAAACTGTGGGTTGAGCAACAGTCTagcacaaacaaaaaaggaaaaccacatCTAATTCCTaaagctgcaggaagagcaAACACCTACTTTAACTTATGAATTTTTTAGTTGAATGCCTGCCACACTGACAGTCTCAAAGCAAATTCTTCCACTGCTTTCTAACTTCTTACATGAAATAagattttaaagcatttcttttctgccattttaaaagataaaaattatttgGTTGACAGAGATTGTGTGAATCCCATAATAAACTGCAGTACTTCTGTTCACCAAATGGATCCTCAAGCAGTCACAGAGCTAGCTTTAACCTTCTCTTCCTCAACCTTTGTGTCTTTCGTCAATGATATCACAAAAATGCCATCTAAATAAAAACTGCCACCCTCTTGTGAAACTGTTTTGGGAATACTTGTGTCAATCCATTAAAATACATATCATCATAATACTCTCACACATGCCTATAAATTCAACACAATGACACTGGATCACAGCCACATACAGACCTCAGAATGAAATCTGCAGCCTGTTCATTGCTGTACCACTCAGGCAGGTTGAGTTTCACTCTGAAGCTCTTTCCCAGGTAGTCCAGGACGTTTTGCTGTGTCAAACAGCCGGCATCCACCACTGCTCTCAACATCTCAGTGACACAGTTTGCAAAAAAGGTGTCATCTTCCCTTCCTTTCACCAACTCTTCAAAAATCTGGTAGTCTGGGAAATTAACCAATGCCTGAGAGACAGAAGTTTATCAGATCAGAAAAATAAGGTCATAACAAGATCTGTCTACAAAATACAGCTAAAGAATTAAGGCTGTATACTAACCCATGATTTAGGTTTTCAGTGCTCTAGAAATGCCCTTCCACAATGAAAACTGCAAAATGCTGTGGGGTTGAGATGCTTAGAGAGTGATGCAGGGGATATTCATACACTGATAATGATCTCCATCCAGACTATTCAttagaaaaaccccacaaaaccatGAGTGTGTGACTCTCCTCATCTCTTGTCCCTACAGACACTTCCTCTGCTGCAGACTGAGTGTTTGATTAGTGTTGCACAGTTTGGATGACCTTTCTCCAATCACTGAAAACACTCCAAGTGGAATTAGCTTCTTCTCgttacttaaaataaaaatgctttgcaAAACTTCTGCATTTATTCAATACAAAAATGACAAGCATTCATTGCTTACCTTCAGAGCAAATCCCAAGGGGAGGAAGAACAACTCTTTGCGAAAAATGAAATTCAACATGACACAGCCATTTTCCAAGTAGTGAAGGTTCATATTTATTGCAGTATGCTCATCCTTGACACAGTGCATCACCACCCCTGCAAAAATCACAACATCAGCACAAGCTGCACAAAACCAAGCGGCTGCATCGCTGTGTCATGTCCAAGGAGGTGTGAGACAATTCATGAGAGAAACTTTGGTACTTGATGGCTGAGAACATGGGGCAGATCACACTTCACTGTCAGTATGCCACTTCAAATAAACAAATCAGCTCTTAGCTAAAGAGGGCTGTGTCTCGGGACAGTCAGCACATGTGCCAAGAGGCTTGGAAGATGCACCAAGTTTTTAAGGAAAGACCCAGGCCTCAACTATCCTGTTTGTAACCTTTGGTTGTAGGACAGAGTAACAAACAATTACTGTTTCTAATGGCACTCTTGTATCTTTGTTTGggtggcagtgcagcagcagtgtttcCTGGTTCAGCTCTACACGTTCATCTGcaggacaaagaaaaataaaacaaaaaaggacCATCTAATCTGGCACTGCCTTGAAATAAACCAGCACGGAAGTACAGTGTGTGCTCAAGCACCATGGTCCAGTCAAATCAGCAACTGGCAACACCTGAGTTTAAGATGCTATTTAACATTTGCTGgcttaattaaattttaaactgGTTTTACTGAGTATATATGACAAAGGGAAAGTGCAGCCATGAACGTAGTTTACTCTGCTTCACGGATATTAAATCTGCGACCATGAAGTATGGACAAAATCAgtgaaattatttcagtggATTACACTCACTTGTACTGAAGGTGATGTTTTAGGTGATCACCTTCCACACAACAAAAGGTGGCAAGTACTGCAAAACCTGGAATAAAATCTTGCTCCCCAGGGGTAGCTCAGACAGCTCCCACGAGGCAAGTCCCTGCTTCTTGCTTGTGGTGTGTTTACCCTTTATTCTTACGTGCAGcaaaaaatattaacattaCACAAGAACTGTAACAAAACTACCAAAATTCAGCTACAGAGGGTCACTGCAGTTTGCCCTCAAGGAGTTGTTACTAGGATGCTGCAGGAAACTGCTGAGCTTACCATACTCTGTGAAACCAGGGCCTCTGTTTTTCCACTTGTGTCTTGTCATTGCGAGAGGGAAGTTTCGCCTGGGCATAATCAGCATCCTGATTACTTTTTCTAAGCCATTGATTATAAAGTAGCCTCCCATTTcctggaaagagaagagaaatcaTTTTAATACACTCAGAAACTCAGAATCGGCATtgtgaataaaagaaaaaaaaaaagcctgtattataaacaaaaaacaaacatttaatGGGAAATAGCAAGACATGATTCAGCACTGCTTTTGGAAAGGCTGCACTCCTTAGACTTATGAAGTCTAAATGTAGCAGAGTGCAAGAAAAAGGATGCATGTTCCAGAAtttagaggaagaaaaaaccttTGTGATCAATGGAACATATCTGAATAGCTGACATCaactttttaaagtaattaaaaaagcTCTGAAGTTCTCACCCTGAGTTTATAAACCAGAAGGATTTTCAGAGCAAAAGATCTCTGTCTGGTCACATACAAGCTtacttttctgattttcttttgtagttttctctgtctttttttgTGAGTTGAAAATGCAGTGCTAAATAAGTCTGTATTCAATTATAGACAGCTAATATGCTActggggggacagggaaaaagctgcagaagacaaCTGGGAATGGAATTGTCTCTTTCAATGCCTGTTCTCCAAATCTTTCTCTCCAGAGTCCCCTTCACAGCACTCTCAgttgctgtgcagcagctgagagGTTCTATATCAAATCTGTAGGTATTGACACCAAACAGATCCCTGTGCTCAAGAACAGCCACGGCTGCAAACTTCTCAAGCTGCTTCATCGAGGCCCCATAAGCAATCTGCTTTCAAGAGAAAATGGGAAGTCAAACTTGAAACAAAGTATCAATATTCAAGCCCTGCAAAAAGAAGGTGACCTGACAAATGGCTCAGGTAAAAATCACAGACCTTCCTGACCCTCAAAACCCCCGTTACCTCTTCCTCCTCATGGTGCTGCAGAAGGTCTTGCGGAGAAAAACCACAGAGGTTGCACAATTTGGACCTGACCATGATTGGAATATACCCTAAGGGCTGTTTGATAGTCCCTTGTGGCATGTCATTCACTGACCAGCTGATGTCGGCCTAAAACAACACAACACCAACAGTAAGCAAGTTAAGCTGCCCTTTTAATGTTTCCTGCTATACCAACTGTACCTTTCACACAACCACAAGCAGTTGGACAGACTTGTATCACTGTAAAATGGtagcaataattaaaaaaagccAGTAGATACATGCATAAAGATTACACTCTGGGGAACAGTCAATGTGGGTTTACAGACGAGAATCATACAAGTGTGGAGTCAGGTAAAGAAGCTGCTGGCTGAGTGAACAAGGTTGGTCTGGCTTCCTTTGCCTTCCAGACCCTTCAACAGAGcagcataaataaaaaaaggcagccacaggacagGAGAGGAAACTTCAGAAGATAACACTTAAAAGCAGAAGAAGACAGCAAGTGTCCACTGAAAAGACATCCACACTACAAGCCTGACAAAATCTTTCCTTTCTTCACTCAGCACGTTCATGAGTGATCTGAAAACCAAGAAAGCAAAGCatgcaggaaagaaaatttattaACAAGTTCTGGCAGT from Agelaius phoeniceus isolate bAgePho1 chromosome 3, bAgePho1.hap1, whole genome shotgun sequence harbors:
- the POLR1B gene encoding DNA-directed RNA polymerase I subunit RPA2 yields the protein MAGAGTGPRPDRHRLRPPRRGTTQRDLTSAHIESFNYAVSEGVYRAVQDVPSVEFALKDTRLALTLVGVSIAPPAVPAGTVCQERRVFPAECRGLRSTYRGRITADISWSVNDMPQGTIKQPLGYIPIMVRSKLCNLCGFSPQDLLQHHEEEEEMGGYFIINGLEKVIRMLIMPRRNFPLAMTRHKWKNRGPGFTEYGVVMHCVKDEHTAINMNLHYLENGCVMLNFIFRKELFFLPLGFALKALVNFPDYQIFEELVKGREDDTFFANCVTEMLRAVVDAGCLTQQNVLDYLGKSFRVKLNLPEWYSNEQAADFILSNCICIHLTNRTEKFYLLCMMTQKLYAFAKGECMEDNPDSLMNHEVLTPGQLFLMFLKERLETWLQSVRFVLEKRAEKTDISLNTDSLVKAFSLAPDFTKPFEYLLATGNLRSKTGLGMLQASGLCVVGDKLNFIRYLSHFRCIHRGAAFSQMRTTTVRKLLPESWGFLCPVDTPDGEPCGLMNHMTALCEIVTEMVPVTDIPPLLCSLGVTPIDATPSQPYSECYRVVLDGSMVGWVERELAPEIAQTLRRFKITQEKRFPARAEVVLIPMTGKPSLYPGLFIFTSPCRMVRPVRNLSYGRNEWIGTLEQIFMNVATLESEVVPGVTTHQELFPHSILSVVANLIPFSDHNQSPRNMYQCQMGKQTMGFPVYNYKDRSDNKLYHLHTPQSPLVRPSMYDYYGMDSYPIGTNSIVAVISYSGYDMEDAMIVNKSSWQRGFAYGSVIKAESIDLSLKASRAGDNLVFGIRPGDPNIGEKLDADGLPFVGSILQPGDPFYSFMNLNTGETFTVYYPSKEVGIVDNVRLCSNDRGTGKFKKACITVRVPRNPTIGDKFASRHGQKGILSQLWPVEDMPFTENGMVPDILFNPHGFPSRMTIGMLIESMAGKSAALHGVSYDATPFTFTEKKSALKYFGETLASAGYNFFGTEKMYSGISGVELEADIFVGVVYYQRLRHMVSDKFQVRTTGPRDAVTNQPVKGRNVEGGIRFGEMERDALLAHGTSFLLQDRLFNCSDGSVAYVCTSCGSMTSPVLEKLSQSSVTSSRRYSCSVCSEVDAIEVVPVPHVFRYFVAELAAMNIKTKLNVE